The following coding sequences lie in one Daphnia pulex isolate KAP4 chromosome 1, ASM2113471v1 genomic window:
- the LOC124193075 gene encoding uncharacterized protein LOC124193075, translating to MDTPGGMTARMDSRQTRFQVKGVVFCPTAYFERYKRRPQFQSLHLFTATSVHNKHYPNMKFLIISFFLACASAQWVAPYYSQWSPYNPQFTNDLLSKSVDLNKDGQPDVPVYTAAPALLPNYFPYAGLNYRAGFPYTYGAPFTYPFVQAAAAPAAAPAAEVKSTRSKRQVAVLPHNPAEFLNDFRYKSVDLNQDGQPDNAVYTAPVAPIAPARFVTPYPGFTGYLPQPYPFFNGFY from the exons ATGGATACACCGGGCGGTATGACTGCTCGCATGGACTCTCGTCAAACGAGATTTCAAG TAAAGGGTGTAGTCTTTTGCCCAACGGCATATTTTGAACGATATAAAAGAAGACCCCAATTCCAATCTCTTCACTTGTTCACTGCAACGTCTGTCCACAACAAGCATTATCCCAACATGAAATTCTTG ATCATCAGCTTCTTCTTGGCTTGCGCCTCTGCCCAATGGGTTGCCCCATATTACAGCCAATGGTCCCCATACAATCCTCAGTTTACCAATGACTTGTTGTCGAAGAGCGTTGACTTGAACAAGGACGGCCAACCCGATGTCCCAGtctacaccgcagcccccgCTCTCTTGCCCAACTACTTCCCCTACGCCGGTCTGAACTACCGCGCTGGATTCCCCTACACTTACGGCGCTCCTTTCACCTACCCCTTCGTCCAGGCTGCCGCTGCTCCCGCCGCTGCTCCCGCCGCTGAGGTCAAGTCCACCCGCAGCAAACGTCAAGTTGCCGTCCTTCCCCACAACCCAGCTGAATTCCTCAACGATTTCCGTTACAAAAGCGTTGACCTGAACCAGGACGGCCAGCCCGACAACGCCGTTTACACTGCCCCAGTTGCTCCCATCGCTCCTGCCCGATTCGTCACTCCTTACCCTGGATTCACTGGATACCTCCCTCAACCTTACCCATTCTTCAACGGATTCTATTAA